A window from Temnothorax longispinosus isolate EJ_2023e chromosome 1, Tlon_JGU_v1, whole genome shotgun sequence encodes these proteins:
- the Dp1 gene encoding vigilin: MQQHAVMEEGMAYEPPTYDETFPVLPESSSSNSGQLNIFSINNSLQLGRITITQMFRVPGEERKFDHSDKFGERESIRTCKTIMKETNTIIEIASSKDQSLTFLITGKQNQVLEAKRRILTTFQTQASKQISIPKDHHRWILGKQGQRLKDLEQKTATKINVPSVQDQSDIITITGTKEGIEKAEHEIRVISDEQSRKAFERITVPKIYHPFIYGAHNENLNAMMAETGARINIPPASVQQDEITIAGEKEGVLAAKQKIESIYKDMEKRCTTVSVEVPKSQHKYVIGPRGSTIAEILQTTGVSVEMPASDSATGTITLRGPQEKLGQALNKVYEKANSVRTAVVEAPVWIHKYIIGRKGVNIKKITQEMPKVNVEFTGKEDKIKIEGPPEEVEKAQNELQLMANDLIAKLTFAELNVDPRFYKHIIGKNGCNVNRVKEGTGVVISISENDGSNVIRIEGNLAGVLKAQTELVEMVKKLENEKEKDVIIDHRHYRNIIGNKGDNIKEIRDKFNQVQITIPGPGEKGDIVKIRGPKEDVDKCHKHLLKLVKELNESNHVLEVPIFKQFHKFVIGKGGVNIRKIREETQTKIDLPAEGEKSDVITITGKKENVEKAKEMIQKIQNELANIVTEEITIPPKFYNSLIGTGGKLIHSIMEDCGGVTIKFPTAESKSDKVSIRGPKDDVEKAKAQLLELSNEKQLSSFSTEVRAKIQHHKFLIGKNGANIKKIRESTGARIMFPTEEDQDKEVITIMGKKEAVEKAKADLEATIKEIDNIIEGEIRIDPKHHRHFVARRGGVLHRIADECGGVQISFPRAGVDSDRVSLKGSHECIEAAKQRMREIVQELESMVTVECVIPQRHHRTVMGAKGRKVQNITSEYDVQIKFPDRDVYDEQKVPDQVNGENGEGGETIPACDIIRITGQPENVAAAKQALLDLVPITIQVDVPFDFHRSIIGQKGKDVRELMNTYDVHIMLSPAEEKLDYIKISGTPSCVQSAKEAILEKCEALKAEREDRALKSFELKLEVDPEYHPKIIGRKGAVISKIRSDHEVQINFPRKGDPEEHIITITGYEKNAYRARDDIMKIVNELNGLTKEEVQINAAVHSRLIGAKGRNIRKIMDEFKVDIKFPRKTDADPNIVTIVGAEENVADAKDRLLNLEEEYMQDVIENEYRESLRSPQRDDGNNVGGSENDTGFIVKGGPWEQQQQPQSAPNTASVEEFPQFAGYSHVPVATPDGPWGIKR, encoded by the exons ATGCAGCAGCACGCAGTAATGGAAGAGGGAATGGCCTACGAGCCACCTACTTACGACGAGACATTCCCCGTCCTCCCTGAATCATCTAGTTCCAACTCTGGacaattaaacatattttctataaacaACAGCTTACAACTTGGTCGTATTACTATTACACAG ATGTTCCGTGTGCCAGGGGAAGAACGCAAATTTGATCATAGTGATAAATTTGGCGAACGTGAATCTATTCGTACATGTAAAACCATCATGAAAGAAACGAACACTATTATTGAAATTGCGTCATCTAAGGATCAATCTTTGACGTTTCTTATAACTGGAAAGCAAAATCAGGTTCTGGAAGCCAAACGGCGGATTTTGACAACGTTTCAAACTCAG gcaAGCAAGCAGATTAGTATCCCTAAGGATCATCATCGTTGGATTCTTGGAAAGCAAGGGCAGAGACTGAAAGATCTTGAGCAGAAAACCGCTACCAAGATTAATGTACCTAGCGTGCAAGATCAATCagatataataacaattacagGTACAAAGGAAGGAATTGAAAAGGCTGAACACGAAATTAGAGTTATTTCTGATGAGCag TCTAGGAAAGCTTTTGAAAGAATAACTGTGCCAAAAATATATCATCCGTTTATATATGGTGCGCATAACGAAAATCTCAATGCTATGATGGCAGAAACTGGTGCTCGCATCAATATTCCTCCTGCATCGGTGCAGCAGGATGAAATAACCATAGCTGGTGAGAAGGAAGGAGTCTTGGCTGCAAAGCAAAAGATTGAGAGCATCTACAAGGATATG GAGAAAAGATGTACTACGGTATCTGTAGAAGTTCCTAAATCTCAACATAAGTATGTAATTGGACCTCGTGGTAGTACCATAGcagaaatattacaaacaacTGGAGTGAGCGTAGAAATGCCTGCATCTGATTCAGCAACTGGTACCATAACTCTTAGAGGACCGCAGGAGAAGCTTGGTCAGG cACTTAACAAGGTATATGAAAAAGCAAACAGTGTTCGCACTGCCGTGGTGGAAGCTCCGGTATGGATACATAAATACATCATTGGACGCAAAGGTgtaaatatcaagaaaattaCTCAAGAAATGCCAAAAGTAAACGTCGAATTTACGggaaaagaagataaaatcaaGATAGAAGGTCCACCTGAAGAAGTAGAGAAAGCGCAAAATGAGTTACAGCTTATGGCTAATGATCTTATAGCAAAACTTACTTTCGCGGAATTAAATGTTGACCCAAGATTTTACAAGCATATCATTGGGAAGAATGGTTGTAATG tgaATCGTGTTAAGGAAGGAACGGGTGTAGTTATTAGTATCTCTGAAAATGATGGCAGTAATGTTATCCGCATTGAAGGTAATCTTGCTGGGGTATTGAAAGCTCAAAcg gaACTCGTGGAAATGGTAAAAAAGTTAGAAAACGAGAAGGAAAAGGATGTGATTATAGATCACAGACATTATCGTAACATAATTGGTAATAAAGGAGATAATATCAAAGAGATTAGGGATAAATTTAACCAAGTACAAATTACTATTCCTGGACCAG gCGAAAAAGGAGATATAGTGAAAATCAGAGGACCCAAAGAAGACGTTGACAAGTGCCATAAACATCTATTGAAGTTGGTAAAAGAATTGAACGAAAGTAATCATGTATTGGAAGtacctatttttaaacagtttCATAAGTTTGTTATTGGAAAAGGCGGTGTTAATATCCGTAAG ATTAGGGAAGAGACGCAAACAAAAATCGATTTGCCTGCAGAAGGTGAGAAGAGTGATGTTATAACTATCActggaaaaaaggaaaatgtgGAAAAAGCTAAAGAAATGATACAAAAGATTCAAAATGAATTG GCTAACATCGTCACCGAAGAGATTACTATTCCACCAAAGTTTTACAATTCGCTTATTGGTACGGGAGGTAAATTGATACATTCTATTATGGAAGATTGTGGAGGCGTCACGATTAAATTCCCTACGGCAGAAAGTAAAAGTGACAag GTCAGTATCAGAGGTCCAAAGGACGATGTAGAGAAAGCAAAAGCGCAGCTTTTAGAACTAAGCAATGAAAAGCAATTGTCTAGTTTCTCAACTGAAGTGCGTGCCAAAATTCAACATCATAAATTCCTCATTGGAAAGAATGGTGCCAACATCAAGAAG ATAAGAGAATCCACGGGTGCACGAATTATGTTCCCGACGGAAGAAGATCAAGATAAGGAAGTGATTACGATTATGGGCAAGAAAGAAGCGGTCGAAAAAGCTAAAGCCGATTTAGAAGCTACAATTAAAGAGATT GACAATATTATCGAAGGTGAAATTCGTATTGATCCCAAGCATCATAGACATTTCGTAGCGCGAAGAGGTGGTGTACTGCACCGAATTGCCGACGAATGCGGCGGTGTGCAGATTTCATTCCCGCGGGCAGGCGTTGATAGCGATCGCGTTAGTCTGAAGGGCTCACATGAATGCATAGAAGCGGCGAAACAACGAATGCGAGAAATCGTTCAAGAATTG GAATCTATGGTAACAGTGGAATGTGTAATACCTCAAAGACACCATCGCACAGTGATGGGTGCAAAGGGTCGCAAAGTGCAAAACATAACATCCGAATATGACGTGCAAATCAAATTCCCCGATCGCGATGTGTACG ATGAGCAAAAAGTACCGGACCAAGTTAATGGTGAAAATGGAGAAGGTGGAGAAACTATTCCAGCTTGTGATATAATTCGTATTACCGGACAACCTGAGAATGTTGCTGCTGCTAAGCAAGCTTTACTCGATCTTGTCCCTATTACGATTCAA GTTGATGTACCGTTCGATTTCCATCGTTCGATAATTGGGCAGAAAGGTAAAGATGTGCGTGAATTAATGAATACATATGATGTACACATCATGCTTTCTCCAGCAGAGGAAAAACTGgattatattaaa ATTTCTGGAACGCCGTCGTGCGTTCAAAGTGCCAAGGAAGCTATCCTTGAAAAATGTGAGGCTTTGAAGGCCGAACGAGAAGATCGAGCATTAAAATCCTTCGAATTAAAG cTCGAAGTTGATCCGGAATATCACCCAAAAATTATTGGGCGAAAAGGAGCAGTGATTAGTAAAATACGTAGTGATCACGAAGTTCAAATTAACTTCCCGCGCAAGGGTGATCCCGAGGaacatattattacaataactGGATATGAGAAGAACGCGTACAGAGCGCGAGACGATATCATGAAAATCGTCAATGAATTG AATGGTTTGACAAAAGAGGAAGTGCAGATAAACGCTGCAGTTCATTCGCGTTTGATTGGTGCAAAAGGTCGaaatattcgtaaaataatGGATGAATTTAAAGTCGACATAAAGTTTCCGAGAAAAACCGATGCTGACCCCAATATTGTAACGATCGTGGGAGCGGAAGAGAACGTAGCCGATGCAAAGGATCGTTTGCTGAATCTAGAGGAGGAATAC ATGCAAGACGTAATAGAGAATGAATATCGTGAAAGTTTGCGCTCACCTCAACGTGACGACGGTAACAACGTCGGTGGCAGTGAGAATGATACTGGCTTCATCGTGAAAGGAGGACCGTGggagcagcaacagcagcctCAGAGCGCACCAAACACAGCCAGCGTAGAAGAATTCCCGCAGTTCGCTGGTTACTCTCATGTACCCGTTGCAACTCCGGATGGCCCTTGGGGAATTAAGCGTTAA
- the LOC139823438 gene encoding vigilin-like has product MSSASKQISIPKDHHSWILGKQGQRLKDLEQKTATKINVPRRQDQSDIITITGTKKKIKKAEREIRVISDEQSRKAFERITVPKIYHPFIYGAHHENLNVMMAETGACITIPSVSVQQDEITIAGEKEGVLAAKQKIKSIYKDMKKRCTTVSVEVPKSQHKYVIGPRGSTIAEILQTTGVSVEIPASDSATGTITLRGPQEKLGQALNKVCEIANSGRTAVVEAPVWIHKYIIGRERVNIKKITQEMPKVNVEFMGKKDKIKIEGPSEEVEKAQNELQLMANDLIAKLTFKELNVDPRFNKHIIGKNGCNVNRVKEETGVVISISENDGSNVIRIEGNLAGVLKAQTELVEMVKKLENEKEKDMIIDHRHYRNIIGNKGDNIKEIRDKFNQVQITFPGPGDKGDIVKIRGPKEDVDKCHKHLLKLVKELNESNHVLEVPIPRKFYKSLTGTGGKLIHSGSVTIKFPTAKSKSDKVSIRGPKDDVEKAKAQLLELSNEKHVSSLSTEVRAKDQHHKFLIGKDGANIKKRYERYGLTKDAEVFWKY; this is encoded by the exons ATGTCTtca gCAAGCAAGCAGATTAGTATCCCTAAGGATCATCATAGTTGGATTCTTGGCAAGCAAGGGCAGAGACTGAAAGATCTTGAACAGAAAACCGCTACCAAGATTAATGTACCTAGAAGGCAAGATCAATCagatataataacaattacaggtacaaagaaaaaaattaaaaaggcTGAACGCGAAATTAGAGTTATTTCTGATGAGCag TCTAGGAAAGCTTTTGAAAGGATAACTGTGCCAAAAATATATCATCCGTTTATATATGGTGCGCATCATGAAAATCTCAATGTTATGATGGCAGAAACTGGTGCTTGCATCACTATTCCTTCTGTATCGGTGCAGCAGGATGAAATAACCATAGCTGGTGAGAAGGAAGGAGTCTTGGCTGCAAAGCAAAAGATTAAGAGCATCTACAAGGATATG AAGAAAAGATGTACTACGGTATCTGTAGAAGTTCCTAAATCTCAACATAAGTATGTAATTGGACCTCGTGGTAGTACCATAGcagaaatattacaaacaacTGGAGTGAGCGTAGAAATACCTGCATCTGATTCAGCAACTGGTACCATAACTCTTAGAGGACCGCAAGAGAAACTTGGTCAGG cacTTAACAAGGTATGTGAAATAGCAAACAGTGGTCGCACTGCCGTGGTGGAAGCTCCGGTATGGATACATAAATACATCATTGGACGCGAACGTgtaaatatcaagaaaattaCTCAAGAAATGCCAAAAGTAAACGTCGAATTTAtgggaaaaaaagataaaatcaagATAGAAGGTCCATCTGAAGAAGTAGAGAAAGCGCAAAATGAGTTACAGCTTATGGCCAATGATCTTATAGCAAAACTTACTTTCAAGGAATTAAATGTTGATCCAAGATTTAACAAGCATATCATTGGGAAGAATGGTTGTAATG tgaATCGTGTTAAGGAAGAAACGGGTGTAGTGATTAGTATCTCTGAAAATGATGGCAGTAATGTTATCCGCATTGAAGGTAATCTTGCTGGGGTATTGAAAGCTCAAAcg gaACTCGTAGAAATGGTAAAAAAGTTAGAAAACGAGAAGGAAAAGGATATGATTATAGATCACAGACATTATCGTAACATAATTGGTAATAAAGGAGATAATATCAAAGAGATTAGGGATAAATTCAATCAAGTACAAATTACTTTTCCTGGACCAG gCGACAAAGGAGATATAGTGAAAATCAGAGGACCCAAAGAAGACGTTGACAAGTGCcataaacatttattgaagttggtaaaagaattaaacgaAAGTAATCATGTATTGGAAGTACCTATTCCACGAAAGTTTTACAAGTCGCTTACTGGTACGGGAGGTAAATTGATACATTCTGGAAGCGTCACGATTAAATTCCCTACGGCAAAAAGTAAAAGCGACAag GTCAGTATCAGAGGTCCAAAGGACGATGTAGAGAAAGCAAAAGCGCAGCTTTTAGAACTAAGCAATGAAAAGCACGTGTCTAGTTTGTCAACTGAAGTGCGTGCCAAAGATCAACATCATAAATTCCTCATTGGAAAGGATGGTGCCAACATCAAGAAG AGGTATGAACGTTACGGTTTAACAAAGGACGCAGAAgttttctggaaatattag
- the Dnz1 gene encoding palmitoyltransferase ZDHHC3: protein MFVRDPCGIVCIIVTYMAVFYADYVVVRWIVLHTMQDSLWCPFHIIAFNTVVLLLMMAHLKAVCSDPGIVPLPQSRMDFSDIHVSGGSDDHESDEKDDWTVCTRCETYRPPRAHHCRICKRCIRRMDHHCPWINNCVGERNQKYFIQFLVYVGALAIYAIILVITSWLYDCPQCNNDIAVKQNRILHCVILVLESALFGMFVVAILVDQFQAILGDETAVERVQGIQQRYHNKNTPRTFTLLSQVCGKSHPILWLLPCHNPPRYSFRKDAYLIDHEV from the exons ATGTTCGTCAGAGATCCTTGTGGCATCGTATGCATTATCGTCACCTATATGGCGGTATTTTACGCTGACTACGTCGTGGTACGATGGATCGTGTTGCACACTATGCAAGACAG CCTATGGTGTCCTTTCCATATAATAGCGTTTAACACTGTTGTACTTCTTCTAATGATGGCACATTTGAAAGCCGTCTGCAGCGATCCAGGCATAGTACCCTTACCGCAAAGTAGAATGGATTTTTCCGATATTCATGTCTCTGGGGGAAGCGACGACCACGAGAGTGACGAGAAAGACGATTGGACGGTGTGCACTAGGTGCGAAACGTATAGACCACCTAGAGCTCATCATTGCAGAATTTGTAAACGTTGTATCAGAAGAATGGATCATCATTGTCCATG GATCAATAACTGCGTCGGCGAGAGGAATCAAAAGTACTTCATACAATTTCTGGTATACGTTGGTGCGTTAGCTATCTATGCTATTATTTTAGTCATTACGTCTTGGCTCTATGACTGCCCACAGTGCAATAACGATATTGCAGTCAAACAAAATCGCAT TTTACATTGTGTGATATTAGTTTTGGAGTCGGCATTATTTGGTATGTTCGTCGTAGCGATTCTAGTTGATCAGTTCCAAGCGATACTAGGCGATGAAACTGCTGTGGAGCGCGTGCAAGGTATCCAACAACGTTATCACAATAAGAATACCCCACGAACATTTACACTTTTGTCTCAAGTATGCGGAAAGAGTCATCCGATACTTTGGCTGCTACCTTGCCACAATCCGCCGCGTTACTCCTTCAGAAAGGACGCGTATTTAATCGATCACGAAGTTTGA
- the Argrs-m gene encoding probable arginine--tRNA ligase, mitochondrial isoform X1, whose amino-acid sequence MSNSMKIAILKTVTECLRNNNVNVSSVGSYLHLKSHKKEGIYTFQLPLKTRQYNIQNEVQNIRNNDRNGIFDISIQNDTISFNVSRDICVKEVLEHNCSTVSPPTFVNNKKNIIVEFSSPNIAKPFHVGHLRSTIIGNYVANINSFVKNNVKRINYLGDWGTQYGLIQLGINMADINEDEMRRNPIKALYTAYITANKLAETDSSILDRARKIFNDLENGTGVTYEQWIAFKQYTVEELTKVYGRIGITFDEYHWESMYNAKNIEKIITLMEKMQLLLRDEQNRKVVNLDNEKSVPIIKSDGSTLYIARDIAAAIDRFEKNNFDCMYYVVDNTQASHFSNLLEILKRLQMPWAERLKHVKFGRLHGMRTRKGNMVFLEDILDITRDIMKQKQIDSHTTKVRLDSSDKSSDILGISAMIVNDLKRKRQRDYTFDWNTAFDLKGDTGVKLQYTHCRLVSLERTCGAVLTLECEPSLLQEDIVDDLVVLIAKFEEVVLKSYEELEPCILTAYLFNLSNAINKAFSLLKVKDELPDLASQRLLLFHVARNVLAQGMKLLGLIPLEEM is encoded by the exons ATGAGTAACAGTatgaaaattgcaattttaaaaacg GTTACAGAGTGTTTACGAAACAACAATGTAAACGTGTCCAGTGTTGGATCTTATTTGCATTTGAAATCacataaaaaagaaggaaTCTACACTTTCCAGCTTCCATTAAAAACTAGACAATACAATATACAGAATGAAGTAcagaatattagaaataatgatCGAAATGGTATTTTTGACATCAGTATACAGAATGATACAATCTCTTTCAATGTTTCCAGAGATATATGTGTTAAGGAAGTTTTGGAACATAACTGTTCAACAGTATCGCCTCCCACtttcgtaaataataaaaaaaatataatagtggAGTTTAGTTCGCCCAATATTGCAAAACCTTTTCACGTAGGACATTTGAGATCTACAATAATAGGAAATTACGTTGCTAATATCAACAgctttgtaaaaaataatgtaaaacgaATAAACTACTTGGGTGACTGGGGTACGCAATATGGTTTAATTCAATTGGGAATCAATATGGCAGATATTAATGAAGATGAAATGAGAAGAAATCCTATAAAAGCCTTATATACAGCATATATTACTGCCAACAAATTGGCTGAAACCGATTCCTCGATATTGGATCGtgcgagaaaaatatttaatgatttggAAAATGGCACGGGAGTCACATATGAACAGTGGATAGCGTTTAAACAGTACACTGTTGAGGAATTAACAAAGGTTTATGGTAGAATTGGTATTACATTCGACGAATATCATTGGGAATCTATGTACAATGctaaaaatatagagaaaattattacgtTGATGGAGAAAATGCAGTTATTGCTAAGGGATGAACAGAATAGAAAAGTTGTGAATTTGGACAATGAGAAGAGCGTACCTATAATCAAGAGCGATGGTTCCACTTTGTACATAGCTAGAGATATTGCTGCGGCTATTGATAGATTTGAAAAGAATAACTTTGACTGCATGTACTATGTGGTGGATAATACACAAGCCAGCCATTTCTCAAATttgttagaaatattaaaacgaTTGCAAATGCCGTGGGCTGAAAGACTGAAACATGTAAAATTTGGCCGATTGCACGGTATGCGTACAAGAAAGGGTAATATGGTGTTTTTGGAAGATATCTTGGACATTACCAGAGATATCATGAAGCAGAAACAAATCGATTCGCATA CCACTAAAGTTCGTCTAGATTCATCTGATAAAAGCTCGGATATATTGGGCATTTCTGCAATGATAGTTAATGACTTAAAGAGAAAACGACAACGAGACTATACATTCGATTGGAATACAGCATTTGAT TTGAAAGGGGACACTGGCGTGAAGTTGCAATACACACATTGTCGACTCGTCAGCTTGGAACGCACGTGCGGCGCTGTTCTAACTTTGGAATGTGAACCAAGTCTATTACAAGAAGATATCGTTGATGATTTAGTCGTATTAATTGCTAAGTTCGAAGAAGTAGTACTGAAATCATACGAAGAATTAGAACCCTGTATATTAACAGCATATCTTTTCAATTTAAG taatgcaattaataaagCTTTCAGTTTGTTGAAAGTAAAGGATGAACTGCCTGATCTTGCTAGTCAAAGACTGCTACTATTTCACGTTGCTAGAAACGTTCTTGCACAAGGTATGAAATTACTTGGTCTAATACCTCTGGAAGAGATGTGA
- the Argrs-m gene encoding probable arginine--tRNA ligase, mitochondrial isoform X2, which produces MKDICVKEVLEHNCSTVSPPTFVNNKKNIIVEFSSPNIAKPFHVGHLRSTIIGNYVANINSFVKNNVKRINYLGDWGTQYGLIQLGINMADINEDEMRRNPIKALYTAYITANKLAETDSSILDRARKIFNDLENGTGVTYEQWIAFKQYTVEELTKVYGRIGITFDEYHWESMYNAKNIEKIITLMEKMQLLLRDEQNRKVVNLDNEKSVPIIKSDGSTLYIARDIAAAIDRFEKNNFDCMYYVVDNTQASHFSNLLEILKRLQMPWAERLKHVKFGRLHGMRTRKGNMVFLEDILDITRDIMKQKQIDSHTTKVRLDSSDKSSDILGISAMIVNDLKRKRQRDYTFDWNTAFDLKGDTGVKLQYTHCRLVSLERTCGAVLTLECEPSLLQEDIVDDLVVLIAKFEEVVLKSYEELEPCILTAYLFNLSNAINKAFSLLKVKDELPDLASQRLLLFHVARNVLAQGMKLLGLIPLEEM; this is translated from the exons ATGAA AGATATATGTGTTAAGGAAGTTTTGGAACATAACTGTTCAACAGTATCGCCTCCCACtttcgtaaataataaaaaaaatataatagtggAGTTTAGTTCGCCCAATATTGCAAAACCTTTTCACGTAGGACATTTGAGATCTACAATAATAGGAAATTACGTTGCTAATATCAACAgctttgtaaaaaataatgtaaaacgaATAAACTACTTGGGTGACTGGGGTACGCAATATGGTTTAATTCAATTGGGAATCAATATGGCAGATATTAATGAAGATGAAATGAGAAGAAATCCTATAAAAGCCTTATATACAGCATATATTACTGCCAACAAATTGGCTGAAACCGATTCCTCGATATTGGATCGtgcgagaaaaatatttaatgatttggAAAATGGCACGGGAGTCACATATGAACAGTGGATAGCGTTTAAACAGTACACTGTTGAGGAATTAACAAAGGTTTATGGTAGAATTGGTATTACATTCGACGAATATCATTGGGAATCTATGTACAATGctaaaaatatagagaaaattattacgtTGATGGAGAAAATGCAGTTATTGCTAAGGGATGAACAGAATAGAAAAGTTGTGAATTTGGACAATGAGAAGAGCGTACCTATAATCAAGAGCGATGGTTCCACTTTGTACATAGCTAGAGATATTGCTGCGGCTATTGATAGATTTGAAAAGAATAACTTTGACTGCATGTACTATGTGGTGGATAATACACAAGCCAGCCATTTCTCAAATttgttagaaatattaaaacgaTTGCAAATGCCGTGGGCTGAAAGACTGAAACATGTAAAATTTGGCCGATTGCACGGTATGCGTACAAGAAAGGGTAATATGGTGTTTTTGGAAGATATCTTGGACATTACCAGAGATATCATGAAGCAGAAACAAATCGATTCGCATA CCACTAAAGTTCGTCTAGATTCATCTGATAAAAGCTCGGATATATTGGGCATTTCTGCAATGATAGTTAATGACTTAAAGAGAAAACGACAACGAGACTATACATTCGATTGGAATACAGCATTTGAT TTGAAAGGGGACACTGGCGTGAAGTTGCAATACACACATTGTCGACTCGTCAGCTTGGAACGCACGTGCGGCGCTGTTCTAACTTTGGAATGTGAACCAAGTCTATTACAAGAAGATATCGTTGATGATTTAGTCGTATTAATTGCTAAGTTCGAAGAAGTAGTACTGAAATCATACGAAGAATTAGAACCCTGTATATTAACAGCATATCTTTTCAATTTAAG taatgcaattaataaagCTTTCAGTTTGTTGAAAGTAAAGGATGAACTGCCTGATCTTGCTAGTCAAAGACTGCTACTATTTCACGTTGCTAGAAACGTTCTTGCACAAGGTATGAAATTACTTGGTCTAATACCTCTGGAAGAGATGTGA